One Microlunatus soli genomic window carries:
- a CDS encoding serpin family protein → MAEADRPIEFRALTDFSAALHRAVGDSADNVLTSPYSVAAALTMALCGARGRTADELCTLLGVPDPDAAVALLGAAERQLAPADSARNPIVALANALWVQDGFMIDKDYLRTLADDMSAEPRQADFGADPTGSAAAINSWVGERTRGKITELLDASMLDELTRLVLVNAAYFKGNWRQPFLGQTRPEPFTRSDGVVVEAPMMHQRFDPVGYRRTEDWQAIRLPFTGGMAMALLLPEPDRTLPRLVRSMDGELLAGLLDGFDNEPVELTLPRWRFRTRRELTPTLQGLGVTAAFDQGAADFGGIADGPLVISDVIHEAFVAVDEQGAEAAAATGVAVAARAAVIPREARTVIFDRPFLFVIFETARRIPLFIGQLQDPTVQ, encoded by the coding sequence ATGGCAGAGGCCGACCGACCGATCGAGTTCCGAGCGCTGACCGATTTCAGTGCCGCACTGCATCGCGCCGTCGGCGACTCCGCCGACAACGTGCTGACCTCGCCCTATTCGGTCGCCGCCGCGCTGACGATGGCGCTGTGCGGTGCCCGGGGCCGTACGGCCGACGAACTGTGCACCCTGCTCGGCGTGCCCGACCCGGACGCCGCGGTAGCACTGCTGGGAGCGGCGGAGCGGCAACTCGCCCCGGCGGACTCGGCGCGCAATCCGATCGTCGCGCTGGCCAACGCCCTGTGGGTCCAGGACGGGTTCATGATCGACAAGGACTACCTGCGAACGCTGGCCGACGACATGAGTGCCGAGCCACGGCAGGCGGACTTCGGTGCCGATCCGACGGGGTCCGCGGCTGCGATCAACAGCTGGGTCGGCGAGCGGACCCGCGGCAAGATCACCGAACTGCTCGACGCCTCGATGCTGGACGAGCTGACCCGGCTGGTGTTGGTCAACGCCGCCTACTTCAAGGGCAACTGGCGGCAGCCGTTCCTCGGGCAGACCCGGCCGGAGCCGTTCACCCGGTCCGACGGCGTCGTCGTCGAGGCGCCGATGATGCATCAGCGATTCGACCCGGTCGGCTATCGCCGGACTGAAGACTGGCAGGCGATCCGACTGCCGTTCACCGGCGGGATGGCGATGGCGCTGCTGCTGCCCGAGCCGGACCGTACGCTGCCACGGCTCGTCAGATCGATGGACGGCGAGCTGCTGGCCGGATTGCTCGACGGATTCGACAACGAGCCGGTCGAACTCACCCTGCCCCGGTGGCGGTTCCGGACCCGACGAGAGCTGACCCCGACCTTGCAGGGACTCGGTGTGACGGCCGCCTTCGACCAGGGCGCGGCCGACTTCGGCGGCATCGCCGACGGGCCACTGGTGATCAGCGACGTGATCCACGAGGCGTTCGTCGCGGTCGACGAACAAGGTGCGGAAGCGGCGGCGGCCACCGGCGTCGCCGTCGCGGCTCGGGCCGCCGTCATCCCCCGGGAGGCGCGGACGGTGATCTTCGACCGGCCGTTCCTGTTCGTGATCTTCGAGACGGCCCGCCGGATCCCGCTGTTCATCGGCCAGCTGCAGGACCCGACCGTGCAGTGA
- a CDS encoding MFS transporter has product MTDAPASARPRRFVALRNKHSRPYLFTAGLSMMGDNNEHVITYWVLWQEFHSAALVGFQVISHWLPFLLFSVWFGTLAEKYDCRKLIQISQGLFMFVSIMWGVLFLTDSLQMWQACILLVLHGMAGAMWGPAEQLMLHDFVERKDLPSAVRLNATFRSLGVLFGPAVGSALLLGLGPAWGILANVVFYLPMTLLMIRIPYTGHTRDGGVDRPKITLLDSVRVLRDVRANRLLVSMIILAGLAAITIGGSLNAAMPIFAGILGAGTAGTAYGVLLFANGAGGVIGGFLLEVTGAIKPNLTWAVIGSAAFGATTLVFATTHFYPLALIMLVIGGVANMASMSISQSIVQLEAPPGDRGRVFGVFGMFGSGLRTAGGITLSGLGTLIGTPPAIALCAAIFIVGAVGAGSYARSGGRRPAATG; this is encoded by the coding sequence ATGACCGATGCACCTGCCAGCGCCCGCCCGCGCCGCTTCGTCGCCCTCCGGAACAAGCATTCCCGGCCGTATCTCTTCACCGCCGGGTTGTCGATGATGGGCGACAACAACGAACACGTGATCACCTACTGGGTGCTGTGGCAGGAGTTCCATTCGGCCGCTCTCGTCGGCTTCCAGGTGATCAGCCACTGGTTGCCGTTCCTGCTCTTCTCGGTCTGGTTCGGCACCCTGGCGGAGAAGTACGACTGTCGCAAGCTGATCCAGATCTCCCAGGGTCTGTTCATGTTCGTCTCGATCATGTGGGGCGTGCTGTTCCTGACAGACTCGCTGCAGATGTGGCAGGCCTGCATCCTGTTGGTGCTGCACGGGATGGCCGGAGCCATGTGGGGGCCGGCCGAGCAGTTGATGTTGCACGACTTCGTCGAACGCAAGGACCTGCCCAGCGCAGTCCGGCTGAATGCGACCTTCCGCAGCCTCGGCGTGCTCTTCGGCCCGGCGGTCGGCTCTGCGTTGCTACTCGGGCTCGGGCCGGCCTGGGGCATCCTGGCCAACGTCGTCTTCTACCTGCCGATGACGCTGTTGATGATCAGGATCCCGTACACCGGTCATACCCGGGACGGTGGCGTCGATCGGCCCAAGATCACCCTGCTGGACTCGGTCCGGGTGCTGCGTGATGTGCGTGCCAACCGGTTGTTGGTGAGCATGATCATCCTGGCCGGACTGGCGGCGATCACGATCGGCGGTTCACTGAATGCTGCGATGCCGATCTTCGCCGGGATCCTCGGCGCCGGGACGGCCGGGACGGCGTACGGGGTGCTGCTGTTCGCCAACGGTGCCGGCGGGGTGATCGGCGGCTTCCTGCTCGAGGTGACCGGCGCGATCAAGCCCAACCTGACCTGGGCGGTGATCGGCAGCGCCGCCTTCGGTGCGACCACCCTGGTGTTCGCCACCACGCACTTCTACCCGTTGGCGTTGATCATGTTGGTGATCGGCGGAGTGGCCAACATGGCGTCGATGTCGATCAGTCAGAGCATCGTCCAATTGGAGGCCCCGCCGGGCGATCGCGGCCGGGTGTTCGGTGTCTTCGGGATGTTCGGCAGTGGATTGCGGACCGCAGGCGGCATCACCCTGAGCGGCCTGGGTACGTTGATCGGCACGCCGCCGGCGATCGCGCTCTGTGCGGCGATCTTCATCGTCGGCGCGGTCGGCGCCGGCAGCTATGCCCGCAGTGGTGGCCGCCGGCCGGCGGCGACCGGCTAG
- a CDS encoding TetR/AcrR family transcriptional regulator, with translation MSDGRSAERIGRPRSERARVAVLQAVDDMLVEQGYAALTMKGIAERAGVGRQTVYRWWNNKAEILMEASLHDAEDELIAPPRGSSAAELVSFLELVERFLTVSPAGLAYRSLLGEAQNDPEVARLVGERDPLGESAAVVLDRLRDSLPGVPDGRTAAAELVGPVLYRVLVQPGAPATGLIARHVEHLLGIWSGPES, from the coding sequence ATGAGTGACGGCAGATCAGCCGAACGGATCGGCCGACCCCGCAGTGAGCGCGCCCGGGTCGCCGTCTTGCAGGCCGTCGACGACATGCTGGTCGAGCAGGGCTATGCGGCGCTGACCATGAAGGGCATCGCCGAACGCGCCGGGGTCGGCCGGCAGACCGTCTACCGGTGGTGGAACAACAAGGCGGAGATCCTGATGGAGGCCTCGCTGCATGACGCCGAGGACGAACTGATCGCACCGCCGCGGGGTAGTTCGGCGGCCGAGTTGGTCAGCTTCCTCGAGTTGGTCGAACGCTTCCTCACCGTTTCACCCGCCGGCCTGGCCTATCGGTCGTTGTTGGGCGAGGCGCAGAACGACCCCGAGGTGGCCCGACTGGTCGGCGAACGGGATCCGCTGGGGGAGAGTGCCGCCGTTGTCCTCGACCGCCTCCGGGACAGCCTGCCCGGCGTCCCGGACGGCCGAACGGCGGCCGCCGAGTTGGTCGGCCCGGTGCTCTACCGAGTGCTGGTCCAACCCGGCGCCCCGGCCACCGGGCTGATCGCACGGCACGTCGAGCACCTGCTCGGCATCTGGTCCGGACCGGAATCGTGA
- a CDS encoding aldo/keto reductase: MQNANRWVDDDHVKILHPAHTSLDASNVVLGLMRIPSMSDDEIRELVGAARDTGINFFDHADIYGGDHACERRFGEAISFSSADRGQVVIQSKVGIRSGFFDFSAEHILSSVEESLTALRTDYLDVLLLHRPDSLVEPDEVASAFQKLADDGKVRHFGVSNHTPGQIELLKRSVRQPLAFNQVQLSITHAPLFAAGIAANMAGLEQSVSRDNGLLDYSRLNDITLQAWSPFQKGFFDGVFLGDREHYAELNTCLDELATKYDVTPTGIAVAWITRHPADIQVVLGTTKPERVRESAAGSEVPLTREEWYRLFTAAGHTLP; the protein is encoded by the coding sequence GTGCAGAACGCCAACCGCTGGGTGGATGATGATCACGTGAAGATCCTCCATCCCGCACACACCTCCCTTGATGCGTCCAACGTCGTCCTCGGCCTGATGCGAATCCCGTCCATGTCCGACGACGAGATCCGCGAGCTCGTCGGGGCCGCCCGCGACACCGGCATCAACTTCTTCGATCATGCCGACATCTACGGCGGCGATCATGCCTGCGAGCGTCGGTTCGGTGAGGCGATCAGCTTCTCCTCCGCCGACCGCGGGCAGGTCGTCATCCAGTCCAAGGTCGGCATCCGATCGGGCTTCTTCGACTTCTCCGCCGAGCACATCCTGTCCTCCGTGGAAGAGTCGCTGACCGCGCTGCGGACCGACTACCTCGATGTCCTGCTGCTGCACCGGCCGGACAGCCTGGTCGAACCCGACGAGGTGGCCTCGGCGTTCCAGAAGCTGGCCGATGATGGAAAGGTCCGGCATTTCGGCGTCTCCAACCACACTCCGGGTCAGATCGAACTGTTGAAGCGATCGGTCCGGCAGCCGTTGGCGTTCAACCAGGTGCAACTCAGCATCACCCACGCGCCGCTGTTCGCCGCCGGCATCGCGGCCAACATGGCCGGCCTGGAGCAGTCGGTCTCCCGGGACAACGGACTGCTGGACTACAGCCGGCTGAACGACATCACGCTGCAGGCCTGGTCGCCGTTCCAGAAGGGCTTCTTCGACGGCGTCTTCCTCGGTGACCGGGAGCACTACGCCGAGCTCAACACCTGCCTGGACGAGCTGGCGACCAAGTACGACGTCACCCCGACCGGGATCGCGGTCGCCTGGATCACCCGGCACCCGGCCGACATCCAGGTCGTGCTCGGCACCACCAAGCCCGAACGGGTCCGCGAGTCCGCCGCCGGCTCCGAGGTCCCGCTGACCCGCGAGGAGTGGTACCGGCTCTTCACCGCCGCCGGTCACACCCTCCCCTGA
- a CDS encoding IclR family transcriptional regulator, whose product MAEASGSGQPEAKNAVAKAIVVLQALRRIADGASARQLSTQIGLPRSTVQRLLSTLAESGMVIQDAATQTYRIGPQALLIGLGYRRGLDLVSLARPQLLRARDQLGETVGLSVRVGDSRVFIDEAQSLQPLRFASELGRQYPLWSGASGRILLLGLTSDELSEVLADESYRAAVFRAVDVDDRSELLQAARRDGYAVARNETIENVSSVAVPILDPAGRVAAALSVSGPTPRLDDERIERARAVLTAAATEISRGLG is encoded by the coding sequence ATGGCGGAAGCATCGGGGTCCGGGCAGCCGGAGGCCAAGAATGCCGTCGCCAAGGCGATTGTCGTCCTGCAGGCGTTGCGGCGGATCGCAGACGGGGCCAGCGCCCGGCAGCTGAGTACGCAGATCGGCCTGCCGCGAAGTACCGTCCAACGCTTGCTGAGTACGTTGGCCGAGTCCGGAATGGTGATCCAGGACGCTGCCACCCAGACCTATCGGATCGGGCCACAGGCGTTGTTGATCGGCCTGGGCTATCGACGCGGATTGGATCTGGTGTCGCTGGCTCGGCCGCAACTGCTGCGAGCTCGCGATCAGCTGGGGGAGACCGTCGGGCTGTCGGTCCGGGTCGGCGATTCCCGGGTGTTCATCGACGAGGCGCAGAGTCTGCAGCCGCTCCGGTTCGCCTCCGAACTCGGGCGGCAGTATCCGCTCTGGTCCGGGGCCAGCGGCCGGATCCTGCTGCTCGGGCTGACCTCCGACGAGCTGTCCGAGGTGCTCGCCGACGAGTCGTACCGGGCGGCCGTGTTCCGAGCGGTCGACGTCGATGATCGGTCGGAACTTCTGCAGGCCGCCCGCCGGGACGGCTACGCGGTCGCCCGGAACGAGACCATCGAGAACGTCAGCTCCGTCGCCGTACCGATCCTGGACCCGGCCGGCCGGGTCGCCGCAGCGCTGTCGGTGAGTGGGCCGACGCCGAGACTGGACGACGAGCGGATCGAACGGGCGCGCGCCGTACTCACGGCGGCAGCGACCGAGATCTCCCGGGGGTTGGGATGA
- a CDS encoding TetR/AcrR family transcriptional regulator produces the protein MSSAPAPSARQSELLDAAYRYTLRHGLADLSLRPLATAIGSSPRVLMFLFGNKDGLVRALLARARADERELLERIDRLADRSAGIGPTAEAIWDWLADDDHRPLLRLWTEAYARSLIEPDGPWGGFAAETVTDWLDILAARQSEEHRHSTAGAAERSAVLAVLRGALLDLLATGDTSRSTAAVRHQLDRL, from the coding sequence ATGTCTTCGGCTCCTGCACCCTCGGCCCGGCAGAGCGAGCTGCTCGACGCCGCCTATCGCTACACGCTTCGGCACGGACTGGCGGATCTGTCGCTGCGTCCACTGGCAACGGCGATCGGATCGAGCCCACGCGTACTGATGTTCCTGTTCGGCAACAAGGACGGGTTGGTCCGCGCGTTACTGGCCCGGGCGCGAGCCGACGAACGGGAGTTGCTCGAGCGGATCGACCGGCTCGCTGACCGATCGGCCGGGATCGGCCCCACCGCCGAAGCGATCTGGGACTGGCTTGCCGACGATGACCATCGTCCGTTGCTGCGGCTGTGGACCGAGGCCTATGCACGATCACTGATCGAGCCGGACGGCCCCTGGGGCGGCTTCGCGGCCGAGACGGTGACCGACTGGTTGGACATCCTGGCGGCCCGGCAGAGCGAGGAACACCGGCACAGCACCGCAGGAGCCGCCGAACGCAGCGCCGTGTTGGCGGTCCTGCGTGGCGCACTGCTCGACCTGTTGGCCACCGGCGACACAAGCCGCAGCACGGCCGCGGTTCGTCATCAACTCGACAGGTTGTGA
- a CDS encoding GNAT family N-acetyltransferase: MTLQDAGRTVRIRPADQPGDLGWVVMAHGEAYHRQFDWNADFEALVARVVADFAADHDPDREAGWIAELDGRRVGSIFLVGSDDPMVAKLRILLVTPDARGHRIGTLLVRTCLQFARRAGYRSVTLWTNSVLTAARRIYQGFGFELRQEDRHHSFGHDLVGQHWDLVL, from the coding sequence ATGACGCTGCAAGATGCCGGACGCACGGTGCGGATCCGACCAGCCGATCAGCCGGGTGATCTCGGCTGGGTGGTGATGGCCCACGGCGAGGCCTACCACCGCCAGTTCGACTGGAACGCCGACTTCGAAGCCCTGGTGGCGCGGGTGGTTGCCGATTTCGCTGCCGATCATGATCCGGATCGAGAGGCCGGCTGGATCGCCGAACTCGACGGTCGGCGGGTCGGATCGATCTTCCTGGTCGGTTCGGACGATCCGATGGTGGCAAAGCTCCGGATTCTGCTGGTCACGCCGGACGCCCGCGGGCATCGGATCGGGACGCTCCTGGTCCGGACCTGCCTGCAGTTCGCCCGTCGGGCCGGCTACCGGTCGGTGACACTCTGGACCAACAGTGTGTTGACCGCGGCGCGACGGATCTACCAAGGATTCGGCTTCGAGCTCCGCCAGGAGGACCGCCATCACAGCTTCGGTCACGACCTGGTCGGACAACACTGGGACCTGGTGCTCTGA
- a CDS encoding TetR/AcrR family transcriptional regulator, producing the protein MTDQVTQKLRVDARENRDRVVEAARELFAERGIDVTMRAIARRAGVGPATLYRRFPAKQQLVDEAFADEMRACRGIVEEGCDDLDPWRGFCSIIERITVLNARNQGFVDAFLAADPEVDGLAAHRRLLLGQLAELAERAQRSGGLRRDFVIEDLLVVLLTGRALSATPRQDRESTARRFAALAIDAFRASADHGELPSAGLTRRRAG; encoded by the coding sequence ATGACCGACCAGGTGACTCAGAAGCTGCGCGTCGATGCCCGGGAGAACCGCGATCGCGTGGTCGAGGCGGCACGGGAGTTGTTCGCCGAGCGCGGCATCGACGTGACCATGCGCGCCATCGCCCGCCGCGCCGGGGTCGGGCCCGCGACGCTGTATCGCCGGTTCCCGGCCAAGCAGCAGCTGGTCGACGAGGCCTTCGCCGACGAGATGCGGGCCTGCCGCGGAATCGTCGAGGAGGGCTGCGACGATCTCGATCCGTGGCGCGGGTTCTGTTCCATCATCGAGCGCATCACCGTGCTGAACGCCCGTAATCAGGGCTTCGTGGACGCGTTCCTGGCGGCCGACCCCGAGGTCGACGGGTTGGCCGCTCACCGCCGCTTGCTGCTCGGGCAACTAGCCGAGTTGGCCGAGCGGGCGCAACGTTCCGGCGGGCTACGCCGGGACTTCGTGATCGAGGATCTGCTGGTCGTGCTGCTGACCGGCCGGGCGCTGTCGGCGACGCCGCGGCAGGATCGGGAGTCGACGGCTCGACGGTTCGCCGCGCTCGCCATCGACGCCTTCCGCGCATCGGCCGACCATGGCGAACTACCGTCCGCCGGACTGACCCGTCGCCGGGCCGGCTGA
- a CDS encoding zinc-binding dehydrogenase, with the protein MVRAVVIERFGDPNGMVLTEVPTPVPAGGQVIIEVEAIGVGGVDAVIRRGILSGYGFTEGLVPGSEVAGRVTAVGPGVDRGWVDRRVWAFTGTGGGYVEQAVARIEDITVLPDGLSAIDAVTLGSSGPVAQFALAHGHFRAGESVLVRGAAGSIGVATVQLAARAGASVVAVTTSSPERGDRLRKLGATQLLDRSGAAARGADAATGFDVIIDIVGGPQVPDFVDRLAPNGRLVIAGAVAGLPPADFGTRLVGVGAFQQSRSVATFSLNTIPASEVGRVRAQQFDAAAVGELTSVVQDVLPLDRAADAHHRMDGGTVFGRIVLTP; encoded by the coding sequence ATGGTGCGAGCAGTCGTGATCGAACGGTTCGGCGATCCGAACGGGATGGTGCTCACCGAGGTGCCGACGCCGGTGCCGGCCGGCGGACAGGTGATCATCGAGGTCGAAGCGATCGGGGTCGGTGGTGTCGATGCGGTGATCCGTCGCGGGATCCTCTCCGGCTACGGCTTCACCGAAGGATTGGTGCCGGGCAGTGAGGTGGCCGGTCGGGTGACCGCCGTCGGTCCCGGTGTCGACCGAGGCTGGGTCGATCGACGGGTCTGGGCCTTCACCGGCACCGGCGGTGGCTACGTCGAGCAGGCGGTGGCTCGGATCGAGGACATCACGGTGCTCCCCGACGGGCTGTCCGCGATCGATGCGGTCACGCTCGGCAGTTCGGGTCCGGTCGCGCAGTTCGCGCTGGCCCATGGCCACTTCCGTGCCGGGGAGTCGGTCCTGGTCCGAGGGGCTGCCGGCAGCATCGGCGTGGCGACGGTGCAGCTGGCTGCTCGGGCCGGCGCCTCGGTGGTCGCGGTCACCACGTCGTCGCCGGAGCGCGGCGACCGGTTGCGGAAACTCGGGGCGACACAGCTGCTGGATCGTAGCGGTGCTGCGGCGCGAGGTGCGGATGCGGCGACCGGATTCGACGTGATCATCGACATCGTCGGCGGACCGCAGGTGCCTGACTTTGTCGATCGGCTCGCCCCGAACGGCCGCTTGGTGATCGCGGGTGCCGTTGCCGGGCTGCCGCCGGCTGACTTCGGGACGAGGCTGGTCGGCGTCGGGGCGTTCCAGCAGTCCCGATCGGTGGCGACCTTCAGCCTGAACACGATCCCGGCCTCCGAGGTCGGCCGGGTCCGGGCCCAGCAGTTCGACGCTGCTGCGGTCGGCGAGCTGACCTCCGTCGTGCAGGATGTGCTGCCACTGGACCGAGCCGCCGACGCGCACCACAGGATGGACGGCGGCACGGTGTTCGGGCGGATCGTGCTGACTCCCTGA
- a CDS encoding MFS transporter, with amino-acid sequence MTEQHGQELEQRGREAGLRSAGMRDRTARNAVVASVIGSVIEWYDFFLYATMAALVFNKEFFPEFDPLIGSLIAFATFAAGFITRPIGGLIFGHFGDRLGRKKILILTMLIMGGSSFLMGVLPTYAAIGTAAPVLLLILRMLQGIGLGGEWGGAAILTFEHAPAGRRGRMSSWPQTGVPLGLLLSTVAVNLVSLGGDGALVAWTWRIPFLFSAVLVLLGLFLRLRVAEPASFSALVATDQRARVPLLDVLRYYPKQILIGAGARFSESITFNVYNAFILTYTTTILGLPKSYALNGLLIASVLGFVIIPATGRLSDRIGRRPVFGLGALIALVTAFPVFALFDSKMMILIWVAIIVGWALGACTMFGPEAAFFAELFPARVRYTGMSVVYQLGVLPSGAIAPALCIWLVGRFGGSWPVAVYVMVAAVIALVAVLLARETAHDDVDADLITAAED; translated from the coding sequence ATGACCGAACAGCACGGACAAGAGCTGGAGCAACGCGGCCGAGAAGCGGGGCTGCGGTCGGCCGGCATGCGTGATCGGACGGCTCGCAATGCGGTGGTCGCGAGCGTGATCGGCTCGGTCATCGAGTGGTACGACTTCTTCCTGTACGCGACCATGGCCGCGCTGGTGTTCAACAAGGAGTTCTTCCCCGAGTTCGATCCGCTGATCGGCAGCCTGATCGCCTTCGCCACGTTTGCCGCCGGATTCATCACCCGGCCGATCGGCGGTTTGATCTTCGGTCACTTCGGTGACCGGCTCGGGCGGAAGAAGATCTTGATCCTGACCATGTTGATCATGGGCGGATCGTCCTTCCTGATGGGTGTGCTGCCGACCTATGCCGCGATCGGCACTGCCGCGCCGGTGCTGTTGCTGATCCTGCGGATGCTGCAGGGGATCGGGCTCGGCGGCGAGTGGGGCGGAGCGGCGATTCTCACCTTCGAGCACGCACCAGCCGGCCGGCGCGGCCGGATGAGCAGCTGGCCGCAGACCGGTGTCCCGCTCGGTCTGTTACTGTCCACCGTCGCAGTCAACCTGGTCTCCCTCGGCGGGGACGGTGCACTGGTCGCCTGGACCTGGCGGATCCCGTTCCTGTTCAGCGCGGTGCTGGTGCTGCTCGGCCTGTTCCTGCGGCTCCGGGTCGCCGAACCGGCCAGCTTCAGCGCGCTGGTCGCCACCGATCAGCGGGCCCGAGTGCCGCTGCTGGACGTGCTGCGCTACTACCCGAAGCAGATCCTGATCGGTGCCGGCGCCCGATTCAGTGAGAGCATCACCTTCAACGTCTACAACGCATTCATCCTGACCTACACCACGACGATCCTCGGACTACCGAAGTCGTACGCCCTGAACGGGCTGCTGATCGCTTCGGTGCTCGGCTTCGTGATCATCCCGGCGACCGGCCGGCTCTCGGACCGGATCGGCCGACGGCCGGTCTTCGGTCTCGGCGCGCTGATCGCGTTGGTCACCGCCTTTCCGGTGTTCGCACTCTTCGACAGCAAGATGATGATCTTGATCTGGGTGGCGATCATCGTCGGCTGGGCGCTCGGCGCCTGCACGATGTTCGGTCCGGAGGCGGCGTTCTTCGCCGAGCTGTTCCCGGCCCGGGTGCGTTACACCGGCATGTCGGTGGTCTATCAACTCGGCGTGTTGCCGTCGGGTGCGATCGCGCCGGCGCTCTGCATCTGGCTGGTCGGTCGGTTCGGCGGATCCTGGCCGGTGGCGGTCTACGTGATGGTCGCCGCCGTGATCGCGCTCGTCGCTGTGCTGCTGGCCCGCGAGACGGCCCACGACGACGTCGACGCCGACCTGATCACGGCCGCCGAAGACTGA
- a CDS encoding arylsulfatase has protein sequence MTVADQDHRRAQQDQAQQQGQARRQGQHRPNVVIILADDMGYSDIGCYGGEIDTPHLDALAARGARLTQFYNTARCSPSRASLMTGLHPHQTGIGILNYDDAPDGYPGTLNDSCVTIAEALRSGGYRSYLSGKWHLASDIHQPSDSWPTRRGFDGFYGTLEGAGSFFQPRTLTRDETNVESETEDPDFYYTDTISTEAVDFLRRHHDQHADDPFFLYVGYTAPHWPLHAPAEDIERYRGRFAAGWDRLREERLQRMIDDGLISADWPLTDRDPRVPAWDEIDDQEWQARRMEVYAAQIDRMDSGVGVIMAELEAQGVVDDTIVIFLSDNGGCAEEMPIETAQEFVTTYVTFDAETRDGRPVRPGNDPSIVPGGEDSYATYGRSWANVSNTPFREYKHWIHEGGIAAPFIVQWPARVQPGVLRRQPHQLTDVLATLLDAAGLQYPERYDNRPILPAEGVSMLPTLIDDATDPERVLYWEHEGNCGVRRGDWKLVRKHGRSWELYDMITDRTELHDRATERPELVTELAASYQAWAERCGVIPREHVLELYRRRGSGLPSE, from the coding sequence ATGACCGTCGCCGACCAAGATCACCGTCGGGCCCAGCAGGATCAGGCCCAGCAGCAGGGACAGGCCAGGAGGCAGGGACAGCACCGTCCGAATGTCGTGATCATCCTCGCCGACGACATGGGCTACTCCGACATCGGCTGCTACGGCGGAGAGATCGACACCCCACACCTGGACGCGCTGGCGGCCCGCGGCGCTCGACTCACCCAGTTCTACAACACCGCCCGGTGCAGCCCGAGCAGAGCGTCACTGATGACCGGCCTGCATCCGCACCAGACCGGTATCGGGATCCTCAACTACGACGATGCCCCGGACGGCTATCCCGGGACCCTGAACGACTCCTGCGTGACGATCGCCGAAGCACTGCGATCGGGCGGCTATCGCAGCTATCTGTCCGGCAAGTGGCACCTGGCCAGCGACATCCACCAGCCGTCGGACAGTTGGCCGACCCGCCGCGGGTTCGACGGCTTCTACGGCACCCTGGAGGGCGCCGGCAGCTTCTTCCAGCCGCGGACCCTGACCCGGGACGAGACCAATGTCGAGTCCGAGACCGAAGACCCGGACTTCTACTACACCGACACGATCTCGACCGAGGCTGTCGACTTCCTGCGTCGGCACCATGATCAACACGCCGACGACCCGTTCTTCCTCTACGTCGGCTACACCGCCCCGCACTGGCCGCTGCATGCGCCCGCCGAGGACATCGAGCGGTATCGCGGTCGGTTCGCCGCCGGCTGGGACCGGCTGCGTGAGGAGCGTCTGCAGCGGATGATCGACGACGGCCTGATCTCGGCGGACTGGCCGCTGACCGACCGGGACCCGCGGGTGCCGGCCTGGGACGAGATCGATGATCAGGAATGGCAGGCCCGCCGGATGGAGGTGTACGCCGCCCAGATCGACCGGATGGACTCCGGGGTCGGGGTGATCATGGCCGAGTTGGAGGCGCAGGGCGTGGTCGACGACACGATCGTGATCTTCCTGTCCGACAACGGCGGCTGTGCCGAGGAGATGCCGATCGAGACCGCGCAGGAGTTCGTCACCACCTACGTCACCTTCGACGCCGAGACCCGGGACGGCCGGCCGGTCCGGCCGGGCAACGACCCGTCCATCGTCCCCGGCGGTGAGGACAGCTACGCGACCTATGGACGGTCCTGGGCCAACGTGTCCAACACCCCGTTCCGGGAATACAAGCATTGGATCCACGAAGGCGGGATCGCCGCGCCGTTCATCGTGCAGTGGCCGGCACGGGTGCAGCCCGGGGTGCTGCGCCGGCAGCCGCATCAACTCACCGACGTGCTGGCAACCCTGCTGGACGCCGCCGGCCTGCAGTATCCGGAGCGGTACGACAACCGGCCGATCCTGCCGGCCGAGGGGGTCAGCATGCTGCCGACCTTGATCGACGACGCCACCGATCCCGAACGTGTCCTCTATTGGGAGCACGAAGGCAACTGCGGCGTCCGCCGGGGGGACTGGAAGTTGGTCCGCAAACACGGCCGGTCCTGGGAGTTGTACGACATGATCACCGATCGCACCGAATTGCACGACCGGGCGACCGAACGGCCCGAGCTGGTGACAGAGTTGGCCGCGAGCTATCAGGCCTGGGCGGAGCGTTGTGGGGTGATCCCACGCGAGCACGTGCTGGAGCTCTACCGCCGCCGAGGATCCGGCCTGCCGTCGGAGTGA